In Parus major isolate Abel unplaced genomic scaffold, Parus_major1.1 Scaffold422, whole genome shotgun sequence, a single window of DNA contains:
- the SHARPIN gene encoding sharpin has product MPVVVEDATSSASVTLRVQPHITIGTLKEQVYLELGFPPQSQRWIIGQSLCRDGRSLSSYGIRHHGDPAFLFLLPAATPDPHGLLRALGMEQETPGTGNLHHHHHHHPHPHHHPAPSSSSSSSCSFLFLLLLPLPPARGHT; this is encoded by the exons ATGCCGGTGGTGGTGGAGGACGCCACGTCCTCGGCCAGCGTCACCCTGCGGGTGCAGCCCCACATCACCATCGGCACCCTCAAGGAACAG gtgTACCTGGAGCTGGGGTTCCCCCCGCAGTCCCAGCGCTGGATCATCGGGCAGAGCCTGTGCCGGGACGGGCGCAGCCTGAGCTCCTACGGCATCCGGCACCACGGGGACCCggccttcctcttcctcctgcccgCGGCCACACCTGACCCCCACGGGCTGCTGAGGGCCCTGGGGATGGAACAGGAGACACCTGGGACAGGTAaccttcatcatcatcatcatcatcatcctcatcctcatcatcatcctgctccttcctcatcctcatcatcatcctgctccttcctcttcctcctgctccttcctcttcctcctgcccgCGGCCACACCTGA
- the MAF1 gene encoding repressor of RNA polymerase III transcription MAF1 homolog yields MVYSLIPIFSRGLFPSFPVVYSQLFPWFIPSFSMLYSQLFPWFIPSFSRGLFPAFLWFIPSLSHGLFPSFPVVYSPIPGFPVLYPGRIESYSCKLAGIDKQLFKQFCLEGRPQALEALSPPQTSGLSPGRLGRAPLSHTCSRKTLFYLIATLNEAFRPDYDFSAAKSHEFSREPSLNWVRTGKDWEGLGWTGRDWEGLGEPRVQPRAQPQLGTDWGELGWTGRD; encoded by the exons atgGTTTATTCCCTGATTCCCATCTTTTCCCGTGGTTTATTCCCATCTTTTCCCGTGGtttattcccagcttttcccgTGGtttattcccagcttttccatgctttattcccagcttttcccatggtttattcccagcttttcccgTGGTTTATTCCCAGCTTTCCTGTGGTtcattcccagcctttcccatggtttattcccttcttttcctgtggtTTATTCCCCAATTCCCGGTTTTCCGGTGCTTTATCCCGGCAGGATCGAGAGCTATTCCTGCAAGCTGGCGGGGATTGACAAGCAGCTCTTCAAGCAGTTCTGCCTCGAGGGGCGGCCGCAGGCGCTGGAggctctgtccccaccccagACCTCCGGCCTCAGCCCTGGCAG ACTGGGACGGGCTCCCCTGAGCCACACGTGCAGCCGCAAGACGCTTTTCTACCTGATCGCCACCCTGAACGAGGCGTTCCGGCCCGACTACGACTTCAGCGCCGCCAAGAGCCACGAGTTCAGCCGCGAGCCCAGCCTCAACTGGGTACGGACTGGGaaggactgggagggactgggatggactgggagggactgggagggactgggagagcCACGAGTTCAGCCGCGAGCCCAGCCTCAACTGGGTACGGACTGGGgggaactgggatggactgggagggac